From Virgibacillus ihumii, the proteins below share one genomic window:
- a CDS encoding cytosolic protein, translating to MAFRQTVGKFLGNHAETNENHLDVSLQTHYYKTTKDRALTVLRNFFEKNEKFRINAVSNERGEVSASIIKGKKAFIVGTVIMVRPHQTVVDFSVTTESAFPFDFGYSTKVIHRLYDHMDKELPTIPKTNR from the coding sequence ATGGCGTTTCGACAAACTGTAGGGAAATTTTTAGGCAATCATGCTGAAACGAATGAGAATCATTTGGATGTTTCACTTCAAACACATTATTATAAAACTACGAAAGACAGAGCATTAACGGTGCTTAGGAATTTTTTTGAGAAAAATGAAAAGTTCCGTATTAATGCTGTCTCCAATGAACGCGGGGAAGTCAGTGCTTCCATTATAAAAGGAAAAAAAGCTTTTATAGTAGGAACTGTTATTATGGTCAGACCACATCAGACTGTAGTTGATTTTTCAGTAACGACAGAGTCCGCTTTTCCATTTGATTTCGGGTACAGTACAAAAGTAATCCATAGGCTATATGATCATATGGATAAAGAACTGCCCACAATTCCAAAAACAAACAGGTAA
- the thrS gene encoding threonine--tRNA ligase: MAEITITFPDGANKQFPQGTTGEEIAGSISPGLKKQALAIKLDGKLYDLRRELQQGGTIEIVTYKNQEGIEVMRHSTAHLMAQAIKRLYKNVSFGVGPVIEEGFYYDMDLEQSLTPEDLPKIEKEMKRIIDENLEIERIEVTRDQAKEMFREIGDTLKLELIDAIPGDEQVTIYKQGEFFDLCRGIHVPSTSKIKAFKLLSISGAYWRGDSNNKQLQRIYGTAFAKQSELDEHLRILEERKERDHRKLGKELEIFTVSQKVGQGLPLWLPKGATIRRSIERYIVDLEERLGYDHVYTPALGSVDLYKTSGHWDHYQDDIFPPMEMDNEELILRPMNCPHHMMVYKNQLYSYRNLPVRIAELGMMHRHEMSGALAGLQRVRAMTLNDAHIFARPDQLKEEFIRVVELIQQVYKDFGIDKYYFRLSYRDPEDKEKYVDNDAMWEKAQSMLKETLDDMDVEYVEAVGEAAFYGPKLDVQVQTALGKDETLSTVQLDFHLPEQFDLTYIGEDGQQHRPVVIHRGVVGTMERFVAFLIEEYKGVFPTWLAPVQAKIIPVSPEVHLDYAKEITDKLRKSGVRVSVDERDEKIGYKIREAQTQKIPFALVLGDKEIESGSVNVRRYGEQQSETMVYDLFEDMVKKEIETKALRKL, from the coding sequence ATGGCTGAAATAACAATTACTTTTCCTGATGGAGCAAATAAACAATTCCCACAAGGAACCACCGGTGAAGAAATTGCGGGGTCGATATCACCAGGGCTTAAAAAACAGGCGCTTGCCATTAAACTTGATGGAAAATTGTATGACTTACGTCGAGAATTACAGCAGGGCGGTACTATCGAAATTGTCACATATAAGAATCAAGAGGGAATAGAGGTAATGCGTCATTCAACTGCGCATTTAATGGCTCAGGCGATAAAACGACTGTACAAAAATGTTAGTTTCGGGGTTGGCCCTGTAATTGAAGAAGGGTTCTACTATGATATGGACCTGGAACAATCATTGACACCGGAAGATCTCCCCAAAATTGAAAAGGAAATGAAACGAATCATCGATGAAAATCTGGAAATTGAACGGATTGAAGTAACCCGTGACCAGGCTAAAGAAATGTTCCGCGAAATCGGGGATACTCTGAAGCTGGAACTGATTGATGCCATTCCTGGTGATGAACAGGTAACCATTTATAAGCAGGGCGAATTTTTTGATTTGTGCCGGGGGATTCATGTTCCTTCCACAAGTAAAATAAAGGCTTTTAAATTACTGAGTATCTCGGGAGCATATTGGCGTGGTGACAGTAACAACAAACAATTGCAGCGCATTTATGGAACAGCTTTTGCGAAGCAGTCAGAGCTTGACGAACATTTGCGTATTCTTGAGGAGCGAAAAGAACGCGACCACCGGAAACTGGGCAAGGAACTGGAAATTTTCACGGTTTCGCAAAAAGTCGGTCAAGGGCTGCCATTATGGCTTCCAAAAGGAGCAACAATCCGCCGGAGCATTGAACGGTATATTGTAGATCTGGAAGAACGGCTGGGATATGATCACGTGTACACACCGGCACTTGGAAGCGTTGATCTTTATAAAACTAGCGGTCACTGGGATCACTATCAAGATGATATTTTTCCGCCGATGGAAATGGACAATGAGGAATTAATTCTTCGTCCGATGAACTGTCCGCATCATATGATGGTTTATAAAAATCAACTGTACAGCTACCGGAATTTGCCAGTCAGAATCGCTGAGCTCGGCATGATGCATCGGCATGAAATGTCTGGAGCGTTAGCCGGGCTGCAGCGAGTCCGTGCCATGACATTAAATGACGCACATATTTTTGCCCGTCCTGATCAGTTGAAAGAAGAGTTTATCCGTGTTGTTGAACTGATTCAACAGGTGTATAAAGACTTCGGAATTGACAAGTATTATTTCCGGCTTTCCTATCGTGATCCTGAAGACAAAGAGAAATATGTTGACAATGACGCGATGTGGGAAAAAGCACAGTCGATGCTGAAAGAGACGCTCGATGATATGGACGTTGAATATGTTGAAGCAGTAGGGGAAGCTGCATTTTACGGTCCGAAACTTGATGTGCAAGTACAGACAGCATTAGGAAAAGATGAAACATTGTCGACGGTACAACTGGATTTCCATTTACCGGAACAATTCGATCTAACGTATATTGGGGAAGATGGTCAGCAGCATCGTCCGGTTGTCATTCACCGTGGAGTTGTCGGTACGATGGAGCGATTTGTAGCTTTTCTCATTGAGGAATATAAAGGTGTATTCCCAACTTGGCTGGCACCGGTTCAAGCTAAGATCATCCCAGTTTCACCTGAAGTGCACCTGGATTATGCAAAGGAAATTACTGATAAATTGCGAAAGAGCGGTGTGCGCGTTTCGGTTGATGAGCGGGATGAAAAAATCGGATATAAAATTCGGGAAGCACAAACTCAAAAAATTCCATTTGCGTTGGT
- a CDS encoding replication initiation and membrane attachment family protein yields MDVIGKLLPIDGYHVSLKGDLPVDYAKSLSHLYQPLIGMEAVMLYQTLLHDMDLQQETMDQTHHTLMNYMNLPLDKLYRARLKLEGIGLLKTFKQQTAEHTSYTYELQCPFSPSSFFKDEMLTQLLYHHIGRDKFVILKQNYIAETTRTIEGDVTASFHDVFQTFQPISDEDALAVPTDESDSAVADMDFSWMEQILKRQMIPAKKVLTPESKKLISQMTVLYDLTTLETEKAVLWALTDENSLHHYEFKQACHDLFKNKHHQTTIKLTERTQSEENNKSDKKPTTKEEQFIAELERISPKQLLEDLSNGGQASGQDLKVIRDIMTTQGLPSPVMNVLIHYVLLQTNMKLSKAYMEKIASHWSRANLKTAREAMTFAKQEQTDFQKSKPAGKYNKRSNSSQEVVPDWFKERKKKQRSSSKDYTFNERNNEEFEALLKEFSDGKQK; encoded by the coding sequence ATGGATGTAATAGGAAAATTACTGCCGATTGATGGCTATCATGTATCTTTAAAAGGTGATTTGCCGGTTGATTATGCGAAGTCATTGTCTCACCTGTATCAGCCGCTCATCGGTATGGAGGCGGTAATGCTTTATCAGACTTTATTACATGATATGGATTTACAGCAGGAAACGATGGATCAGACCCATCATACATTAATGAACTACATGAATCTGCCCTTGGATAAATTATATAGAGCACGGTTAAAACTGGAAGGGATTGGTTTGCTTAAAACATTTAAGCAGCAAACTGCCGAACATACTTCATATACATATGAACTTCAGTGCCCGTTTTCGCCATCATCTTTTTTTAAGGATGAAATGCTGACACAGCTCTTATATCATCATATTGGCAGAGATAAATTTGTGATCCTTAAGCAAAATTACATTGCGGAAACAACGCGAACAATCGAAGGAGATGTTACTGCCTCTTTTCATGATGTGTTCCAGACCTTTCAGCCGATTTCTGATGAGGATGCATTGGCAGTCCCAACAGATGAGAGTGACTCAGCTGTAGCGGATATGGATTTTTCCTGGATGGAACAAATTCTGAAGCGGCAAATGATTCCAGCAAAGAAAGTCTTGACACCGGAAAGCAAAAAATTGATTTCTCAAATGACGGTATTGTATGATTTAACGACCCTTGAGACAGAAAAGGCGGTTTTGTGGGCATTGACGGATGAAAATTCGCTTCATCATTATGAATTTAAGCAAGCTTGTCACGATTTATTTAAAAACAAACATCATCAGACAACGATAAAACTGACCGAACGTACACAGTCTGAGGAAAATAATAAATCCGATAAAAAACCAACCACGAAGGAAGAACAGTTTATTGCTGAATTGGAACGGATTTCACCGAAACAGCTGCTCGAAGATTTATCAAATGGAGGGCAGGCATCCGGACAGGACTTGAAAGTCATCCGTGATATCATGACAACTCAAGGATTACCTTCACCTGTAATGAATGTGTTGATCCATTATGTGCTGCTGCAAACGAACATGAAACTGTCAAAAGCTTATATGGAAAAAATCGCAAGCCATTGGTCCCGGGCAAATTTAAAAACAGCCAGGGAAGCGATGACTTTTGCCAAACAAGAACAGACGGATTTTCAAAAATCCAAACCGGCAGGAAAATACAACAAACGGTCAAATTCCTCACAGGAAGTTGTGCCGGATTGGTTTAAGGAAAGAAAAAAGAAACAGCGGAGTTCCAGTAAAGATTATACCTTCAATGAACGTAATAATGAGGAATTTGAAGCACTTTTAAAAGAGTTTTCCGATGGGAAGCAAAAATAA
- the nrdR gene encoding transcriptional regulator NrdR: MRCSNCHNKSTKVLDSRPIEEGRSIRRRRECEECGFRFTTFERIEEVPLIVVKKDGARQEYSRDKLIRGLIKACEKRPVPMEKIEGIAVDVEKELRNTGVSEIDSKEIGEMVMDRLSHIDEVAYVRFASVYRQFKDITVFLDELKDLIKTDKENTRSES; the protein is encoded by the coding sequence ATGAGATGTTCAAATTGCCACAATAAAAGTACAAAAGTTCTTGATTCACGGCCAATTGAAGAGGGCCGATCCATTCGCAGGCGCAGAGAGTGCGAAGAGTGCGGGTTCCGTTTTACAACGTTTGAACGAATTGAAGAAGTTCCGCTGATCGTTGTTAAAAAAGATGGTGCACGGCAGGAGTACAGTCGTGATAAACTAATCAGAGGCTTAATAAAAGCATGTGAAAAACGACCTGTTCCAATGGAGAAAATTGAAGGAATTGCAGTCGATGTGGAGAAAGAACTGCGCAATACAGGCGTTTCTGAAATTGACAGTAAAGAGATTGGTGAAATGGTGATGGACAGGCTATCACATATTGATGAAGTCGCATATGTTCGTTTTGCATCTGTCTATCGTCAATTTAAGGATATTACCGTATTCCTGGATGAATTAAAAGATTTAATTAAAACAGATAAAGAAAACACCAGATCAGAGAGCTGA
- the dnaI gene encoding primosomal protein DnaI, giving the protein MKPVQSELKKWMKQNKNFKENYLKVRQEVLNDPEIKEFLALHPQITEQEINKNLIKLYEYKTQSKQCDQCKSFDSCINMIQGYSPVLQVESNEIHLVYEKCHNRVHYEKQKEQQRLIQSLYMPKDIFNASISSIDNDKNRQPAVHEMMHFLKGAKSALPKKGLYFYGPFGVGKTYFLGALANELKRMNISSMLIYMPEFVREMKGSIKDDSINDKINYFKNTDVLMLDDIGAETQSAWFRDEILGSILQYRMMEELPVFFTSNYSLDQLENQLAFSNKGGTEKVKAGRIIERIKQVSTENPLAGENRRDL; this is encoded by the coding sequence ATGAAACCAGTCCAATCCGAGCTGAAAAAATGGATGAAGCAAAACAAAAATTTTAAAGAAAACTATTTAAAGGTTAGACAGGAAGTACTAAATGACCCGGAAATTAAAGAATTTCTTGCGTTGCATCCGCAAATTACCGAACAGGAAATTAATAAAAATCTGATCAAGCTCTATGAATATAAAACACAGTCAAAACAATGTGATCAATGTAAAAGTTTTGACAGCTGTATCAATATGATTCAGGGGTATTCCCCGGTTCTGCAGGTGGAAAGCAATGAAATTCATCTGGTTTATGAAAAATGCCACAACCGGGTTCACTATGAAAAGCAGAAGGAACAACAACGTTTGATTCAAAGTCTGTATATGCCAAAAGATATTTTCAATGCCAGTATTTCAAGTATTGATAACGACAAAAATAGGCAGCCGGCAGTTCATGAAATGATGCATTTTCTAAAAGGAGCAAAATCAGCACTCCCCAAAAAAGGGCTTTATTTTTACGGTCCGTTTGGTGTAGGAAAAACATATTTTCTTGGTGCGCTGGCCAATGAATTAAAGCGGATGAACATTTCGTCGATGCTAATTTATATGCCTGAATTTGTCCGTGAAATGAAGGGGTCGATCAAGGATGACTCGATCAATGATAAAATAAATTATTTTAAGAACACCGACGTGCTGATGCTGGATGATATCGGTGCTGAAACACAATCTGCTTGGTTTCGGGATGAGATACTCGGGTCGATTCTGCAATATCGGATGATGGAAGAGCTGCCCGTATTTTTTACTTCGAACTATAGTCTTGATCAATTGGAGAACCAATTGGCATTTTCCAACAAAGGCGGGACGGAAAAAGTGAAGGCAGGAAGAATAATTGAACGGATTAAGCAAGTGTCGACGGAAAATCCGCTGGCGGGAGAAAACAGGCGCGATTTATAA
- a CDS encoding zinc-dependent alcohol dehydrogenase, whose amino-acid sequence MKAVTYQGAKNIAVKQVEDAKIEKSDDVIVKITSTAICGSDLHIYKGGFPLPEGYVIGHEPMGIIEEVGPGVDKVKKGDRVVIPFTVACGHCFYCQHDMESQCDNSNPHYDSGGFFGYSEKFGNHPGGQAEYLKVPFGNFTPFVIPESCELEDESLLFLSDVLPTAFWSVENAGVKEGDTVIILGCGPIGLMAQQFAWKKGAERVIAVDYLDYRMNHAKKMNNVEVFDFTKNPDMGEHLKEITEGGADVVIDCVGMDGKKSPLEFVEQKLKLQGGTLGPIQIATKAVRKFGTVQLTGVYGGLYNAFPLGPFWVRNVNLKMGQAPVIHYMSYLFEKITKGEIDPKAIITHKMSLDDASHGYKIFNNHEEDCIKVILKP is encoded by the coding sequence ATGAAAGCAGTAACCTACCAAGGCGCAAAAAATATTGCTGTAAAACAAGTAGAGGATGCAAAAATTGAGAAAAGTGATGATGTGATTGTAAAAATCACCTCCACCGCAATTTGCGGTTCTGACTTACATATATACAAAGGAGGATTCCCTTTACCTGAAGGCTATGTTATTGGACATGAACCTATGGGGATTATTGAGGAAGTCGGCCCAGGGGTCGATAAGGTAAAAAAAGGGGATCGTGTCGTCATACCTTTCACAGTGGCTTGCGGTCATTGTTTTTATTGCCAGCATGATATGGAAAGCCAATGTGACAACTCCAACCCGCATTACGATTCCGGAGGTTTTTTTGGTTACTCGGAGAAATTCGGCAATCACCCGGGTGGACAGGCAGAATACTTAAAAGTACCATTCGGAAACTTTACTCCTTTCGTTATCCCTGAATCATGTGAACTGGAAGATGAATCCCTTCTCTTTTTATCCGATGTATTGCCAACAGCTTTTTGGAGCGTGGAAAATGCGGGAGTTAAAGAAGGGGATACCGTCATTATACTCGGCTGTGGCCCCATTGGACTGATGGCACAACAATTTGCCTGGAAAAAAGGTGCGGAACGCGTCATCGCTGTTGATTATCTGGATTATCGAATGAACCACGCAAAAAAAATGAACAATGTGGAAGTTTTTGATTTTACGAAGAACCCGGATATGGGTGAACATCTGAAGGAAATAACGGAAGGTGGTGCAGACGTTGTCATTGATTGTGTAGGAATGGACGGGAAAAAATCACCACTTGAATTTGTCGAACAGAAATTAAAACTTCAAGGAGGGACGCTGGGTCCCATTCAAATTGCCACCAAAGCGGTTCGGAAATTTGGTACCGTTCAACTCACCGGTGTCTATGGTGGACTGTACAATGCCTTTCCGCTGGGACCTTTTTGGGTTAGAAATGTCAACCTGAAAATGGGACAGGCTCCCGTAATTCATTACATGTCTTACCTTTTTGAAAAAATAACAAAAGGGGAAATTGACCCGAAAGCAATCATTACCCATAAAATGTCTTTAGATGATGCAAGTCATGGCTACAAAATATTTAATAATCATGAGGAGGACTGTATCAAAGTTATTTTAAAACCATAA
- a CDS encoding glyceraldehyde-3-phosphate dehydrogenase produces the protein MNKTRIAINGFGRIGRIVFRQAIMDNQLEVVAINASYPLETLAHLIKYDSVHGIFDGEVETLQDGIQVNGQFINIVSSREPEKLPWKKLDIDVVVEATGKFKTKETAGKHLDAGARKVVITAPGKQVDNTIVMGVNEETYNPDEDDVISNASCTTNCLAPVVKVLDENFKIVNGLMTTVHSFTSDQKNLDNPHKDLRRARGCSQSIIPTSTGAAKALGEVLPKMQGKLHGMALRVPTPNVSLVDLVIDVEDDVTIDKVNEAFKKASTGDMKGILKYSEEPLVSIDYTTTDYSAIIDGLTTMVMEDNKVKVLAWYDNEWGYSKRVLDLAKYVGNCIHQKQAKIS, from the coding sequence ATGAATAAAACCCGAATTGCAATTAATGGATTTGGACGAATCGGACGGATCGTCTTTCGTCAAGCTATTATGGATAACCAACTAGAGGTCGTTGCAATTAATGCCAGCTATCCTCTGGAAACACTTGCACATCTGATTAAGTATGATAGTGTTCACGGTATTTTTGACGGTGAAGTGGAAACGCTTCAGGATGGTATTCAAGTAAATGGGCAATTTATCAATATTGTTAGTTCACGCGAACCGGAGAAGCTTCCATGGAAGAAACTTGATATTGACGTAGTAGTTGAAGCGACAGGGAAATTTAAAACAAAAGAAACTGCTGGAAAGCATCTCGATGCAGGTGCACGCAAGGTGGTTATTACTGCGCCGGGAAAACAGGTTGATAACACAATTGTAATGGGGGTTAACGAGGAAACCTATAACCCTGATGAAGATGACGTTATATCAAACGCTTCCTGTACAACAAACTGTCTAGCTCCCGTTGTAAAGGTGCTTGATGAAAACTTTAAGATTGTAAATGGACTCATGACTACCGTTCATTCATTTACAAGCGACCAGAAGAACTTGGATAATCCGCACAAAGATCTGCGTCGTGCAAGAGGGTGCAGTCAGTCCATTATCCCGACATCAACCGGGGCGGCCAAAGCACTAGGTGAAGTGCTTCCGAAAATGCAAGGAAAGCTTCACGGAATGGCTTTAAGAGTTCCGACGCCCAATGTTTCGCTGGTAGACCTTGTAATCGATGTTGAAGATGACGTAACCATCGATAAAGTTAATGAGGCATTTAAAAAAGCTTCAACCGGTGACATGAAAGGAATTCTTAAATACAGCGAGGAACCGCTCGTGTCCATTGACTACACAACTACTGATTATTCCGCAATTATTGATGGATTAACAACGATGGTAATGGAGGATAACAAAGTCAAAGTACTCGCATGGTATGATAATGAATGGGGTTATTCCAAGCGCGTTCTGGATCTCGCCAAATATGTCGGCAACTGCATTCATCAGAAGCAGGCTAAAATTTCTTAA
- the ytxC gene encoding putative sporulation protein YtxC gives MEVFFEHDKETISFCEHLFQYNKRIELYWRTHEEWGNHLQLDYENAGSITETAAQSMVDVFVIHRLADMIHDIIKNDYYYSNMEEIDRIADIALWLFYGEDKDSRHVRKDKDPSQLLKSIIIGNLENADMIHFDSIVNFQMKIFKDQLVHLVGLAIDEFKREEDHQAFIDSLREFIVTRTCTYSTVHVLQGNPFTFFKPDGKRFTRMELRLLMHNEPLYMVGLDEEELNLAPLVAMAPKKITIYGDHPSEPKTLTVINVFQEKADFKPYSSFPFSNYLKNKY, from the coding sequence TTGGAGGTATTTTTTGAGCATGATAAAGAAACAATCAGTTTTTGTGAACATTTATTTCAGTACAACAAACGAATAGAACTATACTGGCGAACACATGAGGAATGGGGGAATCATTTACAACTTGATTATGAAAATGCGGGCAGCATTACGGAAACAGCTGCACAATCAATGGTTGATGTGTTTGTGATCCACCGGCTGGCGGATATGATTCACGATATTATTAAAAATGATTATTATTATTCGAATATGGAAGAAATTGACCGGATTGCTGATATCGCTTTATGGCTTTTTTACGGAGAGGATAAAGACAGCAGGCATGTCCGCAAAGACAAGGATCCCAGCCAGCTTTTAAAATCAATCATTATCGGTAATTTGGAAAATGCTGATATGATCCATTTTGATTCGATTGTGAATTTCCAAATGAAAATATTTAAAGATCAGCTTGTTCATCTTGTCGGACTGGCTATCGACGAATTTAAAAGGGAAGAAGATCATCAGGCATTCATTGATTCGCTAAGAGAGTTTATTGTAACCAGAACATGTACTTATAGTACGGTACATGTTCTGCAGGGAAATCCATTCACATTTTTTAAGCCGGATGGAAAACGTTTTACACGGATGGAACTGCGGCTGCTGATGCATAATGAACCACTGTATATGGTAGGTCTTGATGAAGAGGAATTGAATCTCGCACCACTTGTCGCAATGGCACCGAAAAAAATAACGATTTATGGGGACCACCCGTCTGAACCGAAGACATTAACAGTTATTAATGTTTTTCAGGAAAAAGCTGATTTTAAACCATACAGCAGTTTTCCTTTTTCCAATTACTTAAAAAATAAGTACTAA
- the coaE gene encoding dephospho-CoA kinase (Dephospho-CoA kinase (CoaE) performs the final step in coenzyme A biosynthesis.), with product MTLILGLTGSIATGKSTVSSMFANFGIPVIDADKIAREVVMPGEKAYEQIVEVFGEDVLFDDKTLDRKKLGSIVFADETKRNKLNDIVHPAVREKMVARRDSCIKSGEKCVVLDIPLLFESKLTHFVDKTLVVAVDEDVQLKRLMNRDESTENEAKQRINSQISISKKAKLADAVIDNNGTVEESFQQLESVLKNWGAIS from the coding sequence ATGACATTGATCTTAGGATTAACGGGCAGCATCGCAACCGGAAAGAGTACCGTTTCTTCGATGTTTGCGAATTTCGGTATACCCGTAATTGATGCAGATAAAATAGCCAGAGAAGTTGTGATGCCGGGCGAAAAAGCCTATGAACAGATCGTGGAAGTGTTTGGAGAGGACGTATTGTTCGATGATAAAACACTCGATCGGAAAAAGCTTGGTTCCATTGTTTTTGCCGATGAAACGAAACGCAATAAACTTAATGATATTGTTCATCCGGCAGTAAGGGAAAAAATGGTAGCCAGAAGGGATTCCTGTATTAAGTCAGGTGAAAAATGTGTAGTGTTGGATATTCCGTTGTTATTTGAGAGTAAATTAACGCATTTTGTGGATAAGACACTTGTCGTAGCCGTGGATGAGGATGTGCAGTTAAAACGGCTAATGAACCGCGATGAATCAACAGAAAATGAAGCGAAACAGCGAATCAATTCGCAAATATCAATAAGTAAAAAAGCGAAACTTGCTGACGCGGTAATCGATAACAATGGAACGGTCGAAGAATCTTTTCAGCAGCTTGAATCAGTATTAAAGAATTGGGGCGCTATATCGTAA
- the mutM gene encoding DNA-formamidopyrimidine glycosylase has protein sequence MPELPEVETVKQTLKRFVIGKKMKDVEVYWPNIVKRPDDTEQFKLELTGQTIQDITRKGKFLLFQLDDVVLVSHLRMEGKYSVHPSSEIVKKHTHVIFRFVGGDELRYNDVRKFGTMHIFNKGEEFSGKPLNQLGPDPFDKSFTLDYFYKKLKKTERNIKTALLDQSIVAGLGNIYVDETLFRANVHPLKKSSKLTKKEVREIRNQAVATLQEAVLQGGTTIRSYVNGQGDMGMFQQELFVYGQENNPCKNCGKPIVKLKVGGRGTHVCADCQKL, from the coding sequence ATGCCGGAACTACCAGAAGTGGAAACCGTTAAGCAAACATTAAAGCGATTTGTTATCGGTAAAAAAATGAAAGATGTCGAAGTATACTGGCCGAATATTGTGAAACGACCGGATGATACGGAACAATTTAAATTAGAATTGACTGGACAAACTATTCAGGACATAACCCGAAAAGGTAAATTTTTACTTTTTCAGCTGGATGATGTTGTTCTCGTATCGCATTTACGAATGGAAGGCAAATACAGTGTTCATCCTTCGTCTGAAATTGTTAAAAAGCATACACATGTTATTTTTCGGTTTGTCGGTGGTGATGAACTCCGCTACAATGACGTCCGCAAATTTGGAACGATGCATATTTTTAATAAGGGTGAAGAGTTCAGCGGGAAGCCGCTCAATCAATTAGGTCCGGATCCATTCGATAAAAGCTTTACCCTGGATTATTTTTACAAGAAATTGAAAAAGACTGAGCGTAATATTAAAACGGCTTTGCTGGATCAAAGCATTGTAGCAGGCCTAGGTAATATATATGTCGATGAAACACTGTTCAGAGCCAATGTACATCCATTGAAAAAATCAAGCAAACTGACCAAAAAAGAAGTCAGGGAAATCCGCAATCAGGCGGTGGCCACCTTGCAGGAAGCGGTATTACAGGGTGGCACAACCATTCGCTCCTATGTGAATGGACAAGGTGACATGGGAATGTTTCAACAGGAGTTATTCGTGTACGGACAGGAAAACAATCCATGTAAAAATTGCGGTAAACCAATTGTTAAATTGAAGGTAGGCGGTCGTGGCACGCATGTTTGCGCTGACTGCCAAAAATTATAA
- a CDS encoding LLM class flavin-dependent oxidoreductase — MNLGVLDQMAQPKGLTAEETVDRTVETAQYVEELGYERYWFAEHHATKGLASSSPEIMMAAVAAKTAKLKVGSGGILLPQYSAYKVATQLFQLQALFPGRIEAGVGRSPGGSETIRSLLADGKPNQMADYDNKLADLITFLSKDGKVRAAPRTLSSPVLFSLGLGENSAGLAAELGVGYVYGHFINPDRGKEAHQKYRARFKQGYLDYPAQRSAIFVICGKTDEHAEELALSQDIWLLNVEKGLDSRVPSIEEAKIKDLSDKDSEQIKKNRKRMIVGGPEKVKNELLFLSERYQCNDWLILTNIYDVEEKKQSYRRVMELFL; from the coding sequence ATGAACTTGGGTGTATTAGACCAGATGGCGCAACCAAAGGGGCTGACAGCGGAAGAGACGGTGGACCGCACGGTTGAAACGGCTCAATATGTTGAAGAATTAGGGTATGAACGCTATTGGTTTGCTGAACATCACGCAACAAAAGGATTAGCATCAAGTTCTCCCGAAATTATGATGGCTGCAGTGGCAGCGAAAACTGCCAAATTGAAGGTTGGAAGTGGCGGTATCCTGCTTCCGCAATATAGTGCATATAAGGTTGCTACCCAACTATTTCAATTACAAGCACTTTTTCCCGGGAGAATTGAGGCGGGTGTCGGACGTTCTCCGGGAGGAAGTGAAACGATTCGATCATTGTTGGCCGATGGAAAACCGAATCAAATGGCAGATTATGACAATAAATTAGCAGATCTTATAACATTCCTAAGCAAAGATGGGAAAGTTCGTGCAGCACCAAGAACATTAAGCTCTCCTGTTTTATTCTCATTAGGTTTAGGGGAAAACAGTGCTGGACTTGCAGCCGAACTAGGGGTTGGCTATGTATACGGTCATTTTATTAATCCTGACAGAGGGAAAGAAGCCCATCAGAAATACCGAGCACGTTTTAAACAAGGTTATTTGGATTATCCCGCACAACGTTCTGCTATTTTCGTTATCTGCGGTAAAACAGATGAACATGCAGAAGAGCTTGCTCTTAGTCAGGATATTTGGCTGCTGAATGTGGAAAAAGGTCTTGATAGCCGGGTGCCAAGTATCGAGGAGGCAAAAATCAAAGACTTGAGTGATAAAGATAGCGAACAGATAAAGAAAAACAGGAAGCGGATGATCGTCGGTGGTCCAGAAAAAGTAAAAAATGAACTTCTTTTCCTGTCTGAGCGTTATCAATGTAATGACTGGCTAATTCTTACAAACATTTATGATGTAGAAGAAAAGAAACAGTCGTATCGGCGCGTCATGGAATTGTTTTTGTAA